The Zonotrichia leucophrys gambelii isolate GWCS_2022_RI chromosome 23, RI_Zleu_2.0, whole genome shotgun sequence genome includes a region encoding these proteins:
- the RSPO1 gene encoding R-spondin-1: MQLGLLVVVVFLSSMDPTGSSKVVKGKRQRRISTELSQGCARGCDLCSEFNGCLRCSPKLFILLERNDIRQIGICLPSCPLGYFGLRNTDMNKCIKCKIENCESCFSRNFCTKCKEGLYLHKGRCYVTCPEGYAAANGTMECSSPAQCEMSEWGPWGPCSKKRKLCGFKKGNEDRTRRILQAPAGDVSLCPATTEVRRCTVQKSQCPEGKRKKKEEQGKQDNGNRNRKDTKDTKSGTKKRKNKQRGATVPATPASPAQ; this comes from the exons ATGCAGCTTGGACTGCTTGTGGTGGTGGTTTTTCTGAGCTCCATGGATCCAACAGGCAGCAGCAAGGTGGTGAAGGGCAAGAGGCAAAGACGAA TCAGCACggagctgagccagggctgtgccaggggctgtgacCTGTGCTCTGAGTTCAACGGGTGCCTGAGGTGCTCCCCCAAACTCTTCATCCTCCTGGAGCGCAATGACATCCGGCAGATCGGGATTTGCctgccctcctgtcccctgggctACTTCGGCCTTCGCAACACGGACATGAACAAGTGCATCA aATGCAAAATTGAGAACTGTGAGTCGTGTTTCAGTCGAAACTTTTGCACAAAATGTAAGGAAGGTTTGTATTTGCACAAAGGGAGATGTTACGTGACGTGCCCCGAAGGCTACGCTGCTGCCAACGGCACCATGGAGTGCAGCAGTCCTG CACAATGTGAAATGAGTGAGTGGGGTCCGTGGGGCCCCTGCTCCAAGAAGAGGAAGCTCTGTGGCTTCAAGAAGGGCAACGAGGACCGGACACGGCGGATCCTGCAGGCGCCCGCTGGGGACGTGTCCCTGTGCCCGGCCACCACGGAGGTGCGGCGCTGCACGGTGCAGAAGAGCCAGTGCCCCGaag ggaaaaggaagaaaaaggaagagcaaGGAAAGCAAGATAATGGGAACAGAAATAGGAAAGACACCAAAGACACAAAGTCTGGCACCAAGAAGAGGAAGAACAAACAGAGAGGGGCCACGGTGCCCGCGACGCccgccagccctgcccagtAG